A window from Montipora capricornis isolate CH-2021 chromosome 7, ASM3666992v2, whole genome shotgun sequence encodes these proteins:
- the LOC138057624 gene encoding uncharacterized protein: MPIYDVTINSIDNKASEKIEITGSKLADFTTIKRPTLTELKEKFQHVQGKMFYRTASEEYPIHVILGDATYCKIRTEHVYKGQPEDPIVEGTTFGWIVHGGKEYADSKCMYVRETNEYEKLYSLDVLGVEDRGEDDQLDVYKEFQESILKRSDGRYEVGVPWIPGAKLSNTNEEPSRKRLHNVERKLRRSEKLKIEYDNIVHEQIDQGIVEKVPGQPTGERIFYMPHKPVVRESATSTKVRMVYDASAKPHPLANSVNECMHTGPPLQPLLWNIMIRARMSTDILLADLQKAFLQIAIKNEDRDAFRFLFNINGKEEHLRFARVPFGAEASPFMLGATLQYHFNKQPPELQDTVQALKENTYVDNLMNTGNGVEELKKFKQEATEILEDGRFPVHKWESNIPALDDEDNPSKLLGLAWDKREDVLEIQAQIQGERKPTKRSILSQISSIYDPLGIISPTMVEGKRIYREACDEKIGWNTEVNCVNARDWFKWSSQLRNIKVPRSVARDINKLKAVRLHVFADASNIACSAVAIAVVEHSTGLVKGLLTSKSRISKRNTSISRLELVGGQMAANMVKNLLTALKRWPITSVNVWMDSMVALFWICNPGRAWKTFVSNRVRKIAEITQETGIEWRYCPTDRNLADLGSRGASLEKMQRGQWFEGPEWLLKEEEWPKQPELEKTKSVSDEHRPEREETLYSAKKEPDEWDALLARSKLWRTFRVTAWALRFKHNSLTKKHKTKKRTGPLTTEELSYAGDQWIRKEQAGVEPDIESPSWKLVTEGNTGIFKCKGRIPGYQPTYVEGGVFADKLIRHIHEDIKHLGVASTMAAVREEWWIPQLRSKVKKIINNCYLCKVFSTRPYGPTETASLPPFRTECGRPFETTGIDFAGPLSYKISKKEQGKCHILIFTCATSRAVHLEMTKSQTAEEFQRKLNGFITRRTRPKRIVSDNAAVFKTTATWIRKIRKSEALQDFLAQQQIMWQFNLSRSPWWGGLYERLIKEVKKTLYKTMGRTHLEYAQVEAVVMDIERHLNNRPLTYMESEAGEEQVLTPNAIMWGQEAYTIEDIELDGDEVTKLHARLNEKRQHVWQRWKKEYVHGLMESHRIKRGECDYPEIGEIVLIIGDEKNRGEWKKGRVLRHIRGRDGVVRGVGLLHKGNQIQRPLQLVCPLEIRSRLGHEGNTEELAVQGRTIERRRAAVDAGAKVRLMAADY, encoded by the coding sequence ATGCCAATCTATGACGTGACAATCAACTCAATTGACAATAAGGCAAGCGAGAAAATAGAGATTACTGGGAGCAAACTTGCAGATTTCACAACTATCAAGAGACCCACGCTGACAGAACTGAAAGAGAAATTCCAACATGTACAGGGAAAGATGTTCTACAGAACCGCAAGCGAAGAGTATCCAATTCATGTAATACTCGGGGATGCTACTTACTGCAAGATCAGGACGGAACATGTATACAAAGGCCAACCGGAGGATCCAATCGTTGAAGGAACCACATTTGGTTGGATTGTTCATGGTGGTAAAGAATATGCAGACAGCAAATGCATGTACGTGAGAGAGACTAACGAGTATGAAAAATTATACTCGCTCGACGTTTTGGGAGTAGAGGACAGAGGGGAAGACGATCAGCTAGACGTCTACAAGGAATTTCAAGAGAGCATATTGAAGAGAAGTGATGGCAGGTACGAGGTGGGGGTGCCGTGGATTCCAGGGGCCAAGCTCTCAAATACAAATGAGGAGCCCAGCAGGAAACGCCTTCACAATGTAGAGCGAAAACTGAGGAGAAGCGAGAAGCTGAAGATTGAGTATGACAACATAGTTCACGAGCAGATCGACCAGGGCATCGTCGAGAAAGTACCAGGGCAGCCAACAGGTGAACGTATATTTTACATGCCCCACAAGCCAGTGGTGAGAGAGAGCGCTACTTCAACCAAGGTGAGAATGGTGTACGACGCTAGTGCGAAACCCCATCCACTTGCCAACAGTGTGAATGAGTGCATGCACACCGGCCCACCTCTACAACCGCTGCTGTGGAATATCATGATTAGAGCGCGAATGTCAACCGACATACTGCTGGCGGACCTTCAAAAGGCATTCCTACAAATCGCAATCAAAAATGAGGACAGAGATGCATTCCGCTTCTTGTTCAACATAAACGGCAAAGAGGAACATTTGCGCTTCGCAAGAGTGCCTTTCGGAGCAGAAGCTAGTCCCTTCATGCTCGGGGCAACCCTTCAGTATCATTTCAATAAGCAACCACCAGAGTTACAAGATACTGTCCAAGCGCTCAAAGAAAACACTTATGTGGACAATCTCATGAATACCGGAAATGGCGTGGAGGAACTAAAGAAGTTCAAACAGGAAGCAACTGAGATTCTTGAAGACGGCAGGTTCCCAGTACACAAGTGGGAGTCCAACATCCCAGCATTAGACGATGAGGACAATCCAAGCAAGTTGCTCGGACTCGCGTGGGACAAGAGGGAGGATGTGCTAGAGATCCAAGCACAGATACAGGGTGAACGAAAACCAACGAAACGATCCATACTCAGTCAAATCTCAAGTATATATGATCCACTCGGCATAATTTCACCGACCATGGTGGAGGGCAAGCGAATTTACAGGGAGGCATGCGATGAGAAGATTGGCTGGAACACTGAAGTGAACTGTGTCAATGCACGAGATTGGTTCAAGTGGAGTAGTCAGCTGAGGAACATCAAAGTGCCCAGGAGTGTAGCCAGAGATATCAACAAGCTAAAGGCTGTACGACTCCACGTTTTCGCTGATGCCAGCAACATAGCGTGTTCAGCGGTGGCTATTGCTGTAGTGGAGCACTCAACAGGTTTAGTGAAGGGGCTGCTAACGTCAAAGTCAAGGATTTCAAAACGTAACACATCGATTTCAAGGCTAGAACTGGTGGGCGGCCAGATGGCCGCAAACATGGTGAAAAATTTGCTGACAGCGCTGAAGCGGTGGCCTATTACTTCAGTGAACGTGTGGATGGACAGCATGGTTGCGCTGTTCTGGATCTGCAACCCTGGAAGAGCATGGAAAACATTCGTATCCAATCGAGTAAGGAAAATTGCTGAGATCACCCAAGAGACGGGAATCGAGTGGAGATATTGCCCAACTGACAGGAACCTGGCAGATTTAGGAAGCCGCGGCGCCTCACTAGAGAAGATGCAGAGAGGACAGTGGTTTGAGGGGCCGGAGTGGTTGCTAAAGGAGGAGGAGTGGCCAAAACAACCGGAATTAGAAAAAACTAAAAGCGTTAGCGATGAACACAGGCCAGAAAGGGAAGAAACGCTTTATTCAGCCAAGAAGGAGCCTGATGAGTGGGACGCACTGCTTGCTAGAAGCAAACTCTGGAGAACCTTCCGAGTGACTGCGTGGGCACTACGGTTCAAACATAACTCACTTACCAAGAAACACAAAACGAAGAAGAGAACGGGGCCGTTAACGACCGAGGAGTTGAGTTACGCAGGAGACCAATGGATAAGGAAAGAGCAGGCAGGAGTGGAACCAGATATCGAGAGCCCCAGCTGGAAGTTAGTAACAGAAGGAAACACTGGTATTTTCAAATGCAAGGGGAGGATCCCTGGTTACCAGCCGACGTACGTTGAGGGGGGAGTATTTGCAGACAAGCTCATACGTCATATCCATGAAGACATAAAGCACCTAGGAGTCGCGAGCACCATGGCCGCAGTGAGAGAGGAGTGGTGGATACCTCAACTGAGATCAAAGGTGAAGAAGATAATCAATAACTGCTACTTGTGCAAGGTGTTTAGCACACGACCATACGGGCCAACAGAAACAGCCTCACTACCACCATTCCGGACAGAATGTGGAAGACCATTTGAGACCACAGGGATCGACTTCGCAGGACCCCTCAGTTACAAGATTTCCAAGAAAGAGCAGGGCAAGTGTCACATCTTGATATTCACATGTGCAACATCACGAGCAGTGCACTTAGAGATGACTAAGTCACAAACAGCAGAGGAATTCCAGAGAAAGCTCAACGGTTTCATCACACGCCGTACCAGACCAAAACGCATCGTGTCGGACAACGCAGCCGTCTTCAAAACCACAGCCACCTGGATCAGGAAGATACGCAAGAGTGAAGCGCTGCAAGACTTTTTAGCGCAACAGCAGATAATGTGGCAGTTCAACTTATCAAGATCGCCGTGGTGGGGAGGACTATACGAAAGGCTAATCAAAGAGGTGAAGAAAACTTTGTACAAGACAATGGGGAGAACACACCTAGAGTACGCGCAAGTTGAAGCTGTAGTGATGGATATCGAACGACACCTCAACAACCGTCCCCTGACGTATATGGAAAGCGAAGCAGGAGAGGAACAAGTGCTGACGCCCAACGCAATCATGTGGGGACAAGAGGCGTATACCATAGAAGACATAGAGTTGGACGGAGATGAAGTCACCAAGTTACATGCGCGATTGAATGAGAAAAGGCAACATGTGTGGCAGAGGTGGAAGAAGGAGTATGTCCACGGCCTCATGGAAAGTCACCGAATCAAGAGAGGCGAGTGTGATTACCCAGAAATcggagagatcgtacttatcatCGGTGATGAGAAGAACAGAGGAGAATGGAAGAAAGGTCGTGTCCTTAGACACATTAGAGGCAGAGACGGTGTCGTGCGAGGAGTTGGTTTACTGCACAAGGGAAATCAAATCCAGCGGCCACTGCAGCTTGTATGTCCCCTTGAAATACGAAGCCGACTGGGACATGAAGGGAACACAGAGGAGTTAGCAGTACAAGGCAGGACCATTGAGAGAAGAAGGGCAGCTGTAGACGCAGGAGCTAAAGTCAGATTGATGGCCGCAGATTATTGA